ATATGACGTTTTCATATGGAGCGACAAATCTTAGTCTTAGGTCGTAGGTCATAGATAAAGATATACAACCTTTATAAACGCGTTTCACCACGGTCATTGTGCAGCCATGGAATACAGAATTTTTGAAGATAAGGACCTCGTAGCTAGATATGCGAAGGCTCGTTTCTCGTACCCACAAGATCTCAAAGAAGCTGTTCTAGAGTTTCTCGCAGAATCGGTGAGTTGTGTGAGTTTTGTACGGAATACTTGTCATAAAAGCCTTTTAAGCCGTGTACATATTGATACGTTTCATGAGCAAATCATCTCTGTGTCGGTGACCACGATAAGGGCCATGTTGTTTATACCATTCGTTGTGTCAAGTCTTAACTAATCGGATTTTCTGCGATTTGGGCCCTAAACATTTATGAAAGTCTGTCCTTCCGTCATTTGTTGTTGATTGTCAGTGACTACGATTTGTATCTTTGTTGTACATTTTTAGATACTGTCGGTTTTCTTGTATTCTGTTCTAGAATCTTAGTCCACCGTTTGGTCAGTTGGTTGATGTCGGTTGTGGCTCTGGACAAAGCACGCCACTTTTTGCTGATCAATTTCAAAACCTTATTGGCGTTGATTTCAGTGAGGCTCAAATCGAAGAAGCGAAAAAATGCAACGATCACCAAAATATAACATATCTGTAAGTGAACTATGCCATTCAATTTTTCTATCAAAGCACATTTTCGTGTAATCTTCTAAACAATAATGTTTTGTTTGAGGGATTTGTATTCTAAAGACAGTACAGTGTATAGTGTAGCTGCCACCCTTTGTGGTAACATTTGGAATCTTTCTAATGATTGATAAACTCTTTTGCAGAGTTCAGGACGCTTATTCCTTGCCGATAGAAGACTCGTCTACGGATTTAGTAACCTGTGCTGCCTCAATTCATTGGTTTGATCTTCCACGGTTTTACGAAGAAGTCAGAAGGATCCTAAAGCCAGGAGGTGTGCTAGCCGCCTGGTCGTATAGATACCCGGATGTAGAGTATGAAGGTCATCCCGAAGCTTCGGAACGCGCTAGTGAAGTTATCAAACATGTATATGTAATACcttatttttgatagaaaagaaaaataatctCAAATGAAGTTATAGGTCTACATTGTTTTAGTAAACATCGC
This Tubulanus polymorphus chromosome 7, tnTubPoly1.2, whole genome shotgun sequence DNA region includes the following protein-coding sequences:
- the LOC141909267 gene encoding putative methyltransferase DDB_G0268948, coding for MEYRIFEDKDLVARYAKARFSYPQDLKEAVLEFLAESNLSPPFGQLVDVGCGSGQSTPLFADQFQNLIGVDFSEAQIEEAKKCNDHQNITYLVQDAYSLPIEDSSTDLVTCAASIHWFDLPRFYEEVRRILKPGGVLAAWSYRYPDVEYEGHPEASERASEVIKHMETKEWIEGGWRAHVTTVCDQFYANVPMCFAGSEKRFLSTLELARSVDEYVLLVSTYSSYQKLKEDRPNWDYLGELKQRLLGALGNPDTGGKTEIVLKIPLFMFMSKKPIDS